In Rhizobium sp. CIAT894, the genomic window ATTTCTTGTCACCGGAAGAAAATTGGCAGCGAATGTCATAGCTTGCGTTTTCAATTATTGTTAACGCAATATTACCTAGGCCTTTCATTATCTTATGCACATTTAACGTGTGCCGATATTGAGCATCGCGCCCAGAAATGCTCACTTTTTGTTAATTATGTTCTTGACTCTCCGAATTAGGAAATCCTTAATCGGGCCGCTCGCCAAAGGTCAGGGACGGCCGGCGAAGAATAATTCAAGGAGAGAATTCAATGGCTATTCATGCAACCGACGATACTGCAACATTCCTGGAAACCGACGTCATCTCGGGAAATCTGCTTTCTAACGATTCATCCGACAACGGCCACCTGTTCCTGCGCGCCTTCGATCAGCAGAGCGTTGGCGCCAAGCAAGGCAACAACCAGGTCACCGAAATCCAGGGCGACTACGGCACCTTCTTCGTCAAGCCGGACGGCAGCTACACCTATGTTCTAAGCGCCGCTGCCAAGGTCAACTTCACCAATGGTGAACTGCTTCAGGAGAAGGTCTCATACAAGATCTCCGACGGCAGCGGCCACACCGACGTCGGCCTGTTCACGCTGAATATTCAGGGTGTAACCCAGGTCAAGCCGATCGCTGTCGACGACCATTACAGCTTCATCGAAGGCAACCCCATCGGCGGCAACGCTCTCGCCAACGACATTCCCGGCGACAATGGTCATCTCTTCCTCCGTCAGTTCGGCACCACGAGCGTCAACGGCAATCCGAGCGCAACGACCGACGTCGCCGGCACCTACGGCACGTTCCACGTCAAGTCGGACGGCTCATTCACCTATGATCTGGCAGCAGATATCGCCCCGGGCGATCACGTCACGGAAACCGTCCAGTACTACAAGATCTCGGACGGCCAAGGTCACACGGATGTCGGCGTTCTGACGCTCAATATCACCGGCACGGATTTCGTTTCGGGCGCCAGCGTCTGATCGTTCCATAGCCGATCAATAGACAATGCCCGCCGCGCAAACGGCGGGCATTCTCATATTTCAGTTCGGGCTCGATAAAAAAACCGGAGCAGCGGCTTGGCTGCAACCCGGTGCCGGTATGCGCCAGCCTTCAAAGCGTCGACGAATTATCTGCTGCAACGCTGTCGAAACCGTGCTGTCGCACCGTCTCCGACGCTCGCCCAGCTTCGATCAAAGATTGGACGAAGCTGCGGGCTGATCTCTTTTATCGCAGCATTGACCCTGCAGCGATCGCCGAGTTTCAGCATTGTCGTCAGATCGCTATCGAGCGCGCGCTTGGCCGCGGCAAGCGTCGCGTCGGTGAAATCGTTCCAGAAATAAAACCGCGTCAGAACCATCATTTCGTCGTGGGGCGCCAGCACAACCGAGCGCTTCATCATTCCCGCAATCGAAACCGGCTCTTCCGCAATAGTCGACTGCACGGCCGCAAGACGAAGCCAAAAATTGCTGTTCGTCGGCATGCACGACAGCGCATACCGAAGATATTGGCGCGCACCCGATGCTGCAGCGGCCCAGGCGTCATAGTTGACATTGACGTTTTGCCGATCGAGTTGCGCCAGGACGAGCGTTACGCCAGCCGCCACAATGTCGGATCGGCAATAATGCCCGTCAACAACCTCGACACTGCGCGAAGCATATTTAGCCACGACATCATCGGCGACAGTCCCGCCACGCTCGATCCTTTCGGCGACGATCGAGATGCTTGCCGTTCTGATCGACGCGTACAGCTCACGACCAGCCAGCACCGCAAAGGCGACGGTGACGACAACAAAAACGACCCTGGAAACCGAAACGGACCGACTGCCGAACATCAGCTTTCGGTATAGTATCG contains:
- a CDS encoding Ig-like domain-containing protein, encoding MQGENSMAIHATDDTATFLETDVISGNLLSNDSSDNGHLFLRAFDQQSVGAKQGNNQVTEIQGDYGTFFVKPDGSYTYVLSAAAKVNFTNGELLQEKVSYKISDGSGHTDVGLFTLNIQGVTQVKPIAVDDHYSFIEGNPIGGNALANDIPGDNGHLFLRQFGTTSVNGNPSATTDVAGTYGTFHVKSDGSFTYDLAADIAPGDHVTETVQYYKISDGQGHTDVGVLTLNITGTDFVSGASV